The Mesorhizobium sp. B2-1-8 genomic interval GATCCCGGTCCCGCCGGCGCCGTTTTTAGCGCCTGGCGGCAGTTGGCCATGCAGCCGCCCGCCGCTACGCCCGACCGGCTCGAGAACATACTCGACCAGCTTGGGTTCCATTGGGACGGCGATGCGCTCGCCGACCTTTGCACGCAGATCGAAAAACTCGCGGTATCGCAGCGGTCGGCGCCGTTCGTCGCCGCGGCGATCGCCGCCCGCGTCGTCGCCATGCGGCCCGATGCCGAGCTTTTTGCCTGGTGGCTCGCCGACTTGGTGCTGGCGCAAAGCTTGCGCTGGCCGCGGCCGTTGCCGCTGCTCATGACCCAGGTTTTTTCGCCAGCCTCCCGCGCTGAAGTTGGCGGCAAAAGAATTCGGCCGGGCGAAAAAAGTTTCGAGCGTGCGGTCTGCGTCGCCCTGGTCCAAGCGGCGGCGGAGGCCTGCCGGCTGGCGGCCGAGTTGTCGCGCCGCGCCGAAAAACTCCTGGCGGTGGCGCCGAAACTGCGCGCCAAGGGCGCTGGCGATGTGATTGTTTTGCTGCTGAATGAAGATGCCGTTTCCGGCTCGCTCGTGACAAAGAACCTGTCGCGGTTTGCGGCGCGGCGCCTGTTCGAACGGCTGCAACAGCTCGAGGCGGTGCGCGAGCTTTCGGGGCGCACCAGCTTCCGGCTTTTTGGACTTTAGCGATGAGCGAAGCGTCCGCCCGCCGCAAGCCGAACGGCCAGCCGGCTTTGCTGGACACGGAACTGGACCACCTGCCGCCGGAGCTGCGCTGGCGCGAATGGATGGGCCGCGTCGAAGCGGTGATCTTTGCGGCAAATGAACCGGTGACACGGAGTGTGCTGGCGCGGGTGGTGGGAAAGAACTGCAACGTCGAGCTGATCATCGACGACATCCGCACCGAGCTCGCCGGCCGCCCTTACGAACTGGTCGCGGTCGCCGGCGGTTGGCAGCACCGGACCAAAAAGGCTTTTGGCGACGCCATCCGCAGTGCATTTGGCACAGCCGGGCAGGAGGCGAAAGAATTATCGCAGGCGGAGGCCCTCGTGCTGATGTGCATTGCCTATTTCCAGCCGATCACCCGGGGCGAGTTGTCAAGCTTCTTCGGCAAGGAGGTGTCGCGCGATCTGATCGGCGTGCTGCGCGCGCAGGAGCTGATCGCGTCGGGACCGCGCTCGCCGCAGCCGGGCGCGCCTTATACCTATGTGACGACCAAAAACTTTCTCTCGCAATTCGGGCTCGACACGCTGCGCCAGCTGCCGGATTTCGAGGCGCTCGAGGACGCCGGCCTGCTGTCGAAGGAAAAGCTGCTCGCCGGCGGGATTCTAGCCGGGTTGGCTAATGCGGACGGCGAGAGTGATGTCGTTGAGGACCAGGACCCCTGAGCGGACCGTTGTCGCGTTGCGACTATGGAGACAGACGTAACTCAGGACCAGGACGATTGGTCTTGCGGCAACCGGTGATCGGGATCGTGAACCTCGACATGATCGCCGTCGACAAGATTGGCCGAAAAGACCACCAGGTTGGTGCCGCCGGCATGACGCAGCGACGGAAACAGGATGCCGCGCAGCCCGGTCGTGATGACCGTGTCCGCGAGCTTCCACGATGGCGGCATCTTCTTGTCGATGCGAGCGATGTGGCGCCAGGCACAATCCCATTCCTGCCAGGCGTCGTCCCAGACGTCCGGGTCGAATCCCTGCGACAGATCGGCGACTTCGGCAAGCGTGATCTTGTAGGCGGCAAGGGTGGCTGGCGGAACAATGCTGGCGCCCTGCCTGTATTCATCGAGCGCTGTCTGCGGCGAACGGGACAGATAGAGCGCCTCTACGCCCGGCCGATTGAAGCGCCCGCCATCGATCGCCGCGCCCGCACCGCTGGTGGGCAGGAAAGCCCATTTGGGAGTCAGATAGCGATGGAAGATTTCGTCCGGCCCGACGCGAGTGACCTTCACCCGCGCGCCCCGTTCTCGAGATCGCGGATGAAGGCCAGGACTGCTTCGACCTGGCTATCGGCGACGAGCTCGGCCGCCGTGCGATGGCCATAGTCGGCGATCGGTTCGTTGCGATACCAGTAGATCGCCTTGTCCACGTCGCCGGTGAGTTCCGTCGCGGCCGAGATCACCTTCACCATTTCGCGCATCCGACCCTGCAAGCGCTCCGATGACGGATTACGAAGCGTGTTGCGGTGGACGCCGGTCAACTGGGCCAAATTGGCAACCTTCACGCCCAGCGCCTCCGACAGGCGCTTCGGCGAGATATAGGGTGTGCGCGGCTCCTGCAGGCTATCGACAAAGCCCGAGATAACCGTGGAAGGTGCTGCGTGGGTCATGACAATTCTCCGACCTTTCGTACGCACAATATATGCACATTTCAACGCATAGCAAGTGAACAGTGTCCTGATGCCATCCAGCGCACTGCATGTCCTTCCCCATCCTCGTAGCGGATGCGGCAGCAATGCGCCTGTAATCGGGCATTAAGGCTCGGAGATGGAGCCCGCGAAAGCAGACACTCGCTTTCGAATTTGTCGAAGTGTAGGAGGAAGCCAAGTCGCCACAGAAAACCTGCGGTATTCGCCGAAAAACATCGTTCAGCCTTCGGTTTGAAACCCGGCGCGACTAAGTAGCGACCAGTTCGGCGATTTTGGCCGCGACTTCCGCCATCGACTCTTCGGCAGTGCTCAGCCCGGCTCGGGAGGCGAGCAGGAGGCTGACTTGCTCAAGCTCTTCATAGGTCGTTCCGTGAACAACC includes:
- a CDS encoding DUF2384 domain-containing protein, whose translation is MTHAAPSTVISGFVDSLQEPRTPYISPKRLSEALGVKVANLAQLTGVHRNTLRNPSSERLQGRMREMVKVISAATELTGDVDKAIYWYRNEPIADYGHRTAAELVADSQVEAVLAFIRDLENGARG
- a CDS encoding RES family NAD+ phosphorylase; translated protein: MKVTRVGPDEIFHRYLTPKWAFLPTSGAGAAIDGGRFNRPGVEALYLSRSPQTALDEYRQGASIVPPATLAAYKITLAEVADLSQGFDPDVWDDAWQEWDCAWRHIARIDKKMPPSWKLADTVITTGLRGILFPSLRHAGGTNLVVFSANLVDGDHVEVHDPDHRLPQDQSSWS
- a CDS encoding DUF1403 family protein; protein product: MIRLDPATASSSAPPSVPAWALASAGAPSDGDAAFRAGAALGALDTIARAQASWAGAWRQRLALRCAAASMRLAGRAEDEAALRDAWHLRPSGADPGPAGAVFSAWRQLAMQPPAATPDRLENILDQLGFHWDGDALADLCTQIEKLAVSQRSAPFVAAAIAARVVAMRPDAELFAWWLADLVLAQSLRWPRPLPLLMTQVFSPASRAEVGGKRIRPGEKSFERAVCVALVQAAAEACRLAAELSRRAEKLLAVAPKLRAKGAGDVIVLLLNEDAVSGSLVTKNLSRFAARRLFERLQQLEAVRELSGRTSFRLFGL
- the scpB gene encoding SMC-Scp complex subunit ScpB produces the protein MSEASARRKPNGQPALLDTELDHLPPELRWREWMGRVEAVIFAANEPVTRSVLARVVGKNCNVELIIDDIRTELAGRPYELVAVAGGWQHRTKKAFGDAIRSAFGTAGQEAKELSQAEALVLMCIAYFQPITRGELSSFFGKEVSRDLIGVLRAQELIASGPRSPQPGAPYTYVTTKNFLSQFGLDTLRQLPDFEALEDAGLLSKEKLLAGGILAGLANADGESDVVEDQDP